One window of Novosphingobium sp. P6W genomic DNA carries:
- a CDS encoding PspC domain-containing protein — MSRGQFYLDKSNAKIAGVCSGIADYTGVDSLWVRVGAVLLLLFGFPLVIAVYIVVALVADKRPMGLYSEEEEMRLLRRMERRRARKGLNLSGSEPSSRLRTDLSDMDRRVADMEAHYSTSNSRLAAEIDNLR; from the coding sequence GTGTCACGCGGACAATTCTATCTCGACAAGTCGAATGCCAAGATCGCCGGCGTATGTTCGGGCATCGCCGATTACACCGGCGTGGACAGCCTGTGGGTGCGCGTGGGAGCCGTGCTGCTTCTCCTGTTCGGGTTCCCGCTGGTCATCGCGGTCTACATCGTGGTCGCCCTGGTGGCCGACAAGCGGCCGATGGGGCTCTACAGCGAAGAGGAAGAAATGCGCCTGCTGCGCCGCATGGAACGCCGCCGTGCCCGCAAGGGCCTGAACCTGAGCGGTTCGGAGCCCTCGAGCCGCCTGCGCACCGACCTGTCCGACATGGACCGCCGGGTCGCCGACATGGAAGCGCACTATTCCACCAGCAACTCGCGCCTCGCGGCTGAGATCGACAACTTGCGCTAA